The DNA window GCGTGGCGTTCGGTATGGCCGACGGGCTGGAGGTTCTGCGCCAGGCGGGCACCCAACTGACGCAATGCTCGCTGATCGGCGGCGGCGCCCGCAGTGAGACGTGGGCGCAACTGATGGCCGATGTGCTTGATCTGCCCATCATCACTCATCAGGGCGGCGATGCCGGCGGCGCTCTGGGCGCGGCCCGTTTGGGCTGGCTGGCGCAAGGGGGCGATCTGCAACAGGTATGTAGCAAGCCGCCGCTCGCCCGGCGGTTTACACCTGAGCGCGCACGCCAGCCGCTACTGGCTGAGCGGCTGGCCACCTATCGCCGGTTATATCAACAACAGGTCGCACTGCGGCACCCGGCTTAAAACAATAACAACCGCCCTTCATCCCTAGCGGCTATGGCCGAGGAGGAGTTTGCTATGCAACAACACAAACATTGGTTCGGGTTACCGATGAACCTGTTCTGGGGCTATATCGCTATCGCCATTTTTATGAGCGGCGATGGCTTTGAGATGGCCTTCTTGTCAAAACATATCACCGATATGGGGTTTTCACCGGCGCAGTCCGCACTGGTGTTCACGGTGTATGGCCTGGCCGCCGCGCTGGCCGCCTGGAGCTCCGGCGTGGTGGCCGAGATTATTACGCCGCAAAAAGCCATGCGCATCGGCTTTATCCTGTGGGTCGTGATGCACGCGCTGTTTATGCTGTTCGGGCTTGGGATGAAAAACTACCCGTTGATCATTCTGTTCTACGGCATCCGCGGCTTAGCCTACCCGCTGTTTATCTACTCTTTCGTGATGTTAGTGGTACAGAATGTTCCCAAGCAGCAGCTTTCGTCCGCCATGGGCTGGTTCTGGGCGATGTACTCGATCGGTATCGGCTGTATCGGCAGCTATTTGCCAAGCTTTACCATCCCGCTGATCGGCGAAACCGGCACCCTGTGGTTCGCTATCGCCTGGGTATTGGTGGGCGGCCTGATGGCGATGCTGATGCTGCGCCACGTCGGCCAGGCCAGCACCAAGGCCCATTTGCCGCCGAAAGATAAACTGAAAGAGCTTTCGCGCGCGGTGACCATCCTGTTTACCAATCGCAATATTTTCCTGTCCTGCCTGATCCGTATTATCAATACGCTGTCGCTGTTTGGCTTCGCGGTGATCATGCCGATGTTGTTTGTCGGCCGGCTGGGTTTTAGCATGCCTGAATGGCTGCAGATCTGGGCGGTGTTCTTCTTCGTCACCATTTTTACTAACATTATGTGGGGAATTTTGGGCGAGAAAATCGGCTGGATGCGCCAGGTGCGCTGGTTCGGTTGCATTGGCTGCGCCATCTACAGCCTGGCGTTCTACTACCTGCCGGTGTACTTCGGCCATAACTTCTGGATGGCGTTGGTGCCTGCGGTGATGCTCGGCATCACCGTTGCCGCCTTTGTACCGATGACCGCCGTTTTCCCAGTGCTGGAACCTAACCATAAAGGGGCGGCTATTTCCATCTACAACCTCTCCGCCGGGCTGAGCAACTTCGCCGCACCGGCCATCGCTTCTATCATTTTGCCATTCTTTGATATCGTCGGCGTGGTGTGGGCATATACCGGCCTCTACCTGTTTGCCGCGGTCTTGACGTTGATCGTCAAGGTTGAACAACCGGGGCACAGCACGGCGGCCGCAGGCTATGCCATCCCCGACAAGGCGCTCGCCAAGGAAAGCAACCCGTAGTCGCCCAAACGGCCTGAATACCAGGCCGTTTGGCTGTTCAGTGTGCCTCAATACGCTACATCACCCAGCATGATTGTGTTGTTATTGCCCGCTTGAACCGGGCATTGTGCAAGCAGCGTGATGTAATCAACCACTTTGATATCAATAAGCTAAATAAAACCCTACTGCCAGCGTGTACAAAAAACGCACATAATATCCCGGTTCTTGTTATTGCTACCCTTATCACCCGCAATAAAAGATGTTAAAATTGACGCATATCAATTATTGCATGAGCGTAATCTATGATTCCGGAAAAACGCGTGATTCGTCGTATCCAGTCGGGTGGTTGTGCAATCCACTGCCAGGACTGCAGCATCAGCCAACTGTGCATTCCCTTCACTCTTAATGCGCACGAACTGGATCAGCTCGACAACATTATCGAAAGGAAAAAGCCAATTCAAAAAGGCCAAACCCTGTTTAAAGCCGGTGATGAGCTGAAATCGCTGTACGCTATCCGCTCCGGAACCATCAAAAGCTACACCATTACCGAACAAGGCGACGAGCAAATCACCGGTTTCCATCTGGCTGGCGATCTGGTGGGTTTTGACGCCATCGGCGCCCTGAAGCACCCCAGCTTCGCGCAAGCGCTGGAAACCTCGATGGTGTGCGAAATACCGTTTGAAACCCTGGACGATCTTTCCGGCAAAATGCCGAACCTGCGCCAGCAAATCATGCGCCTGATGAGCGGTGAAATTAAAGGCGATCAGGATATGATCCTGCTGTTGTCGAAGAAAAACGCCGAAGAGCGCCTGGCCGCTTTCGTGTATAACCTGTCGCGCCGTTTCGCGCAGCGTGGCTTTTCACCGCGTGAGTTCCGCCTGACGATGACCCGTGGCGATATCGGCAACTATCTTGGCCTGACGGTTGAAACCATCAGCCGCCTGCTGGGGCGCTTCCAGAAAAGCGAAATCCTTAGCGTGAAAGGCAAATACATCACCATCGAAAATATCGACGCCCTTTCCCTGTTGGCCGGCTCACAGCATATCAACGTGAGCGTTAACGCCTGATTGCCTGCCGGATCGCTAATTTCACTCAATTAGTGATCCGGTACGTTACTGCCGCTGTTCTGTTTTTCAATGTTGGGTTACTCTGTTACTGACAGACTGTTGATTTCAGCTGTATAGGAGGCCCTATGGCGAAGTATCAGAACCTTCTGGTGGCTATTGATCCCAACCAGGACGACCAACCGGCGTTGCGCCGGGCGGTATATCTGGTGAAACGGAATGGCGGGCGCATCAAGGCCTTTCTTCCCATCTATGATTTCTCTTATGAGATGACCACCCTGCTTTCCCCGGATGAACGCACCGCGATGCGGCAAGGCGTCATCAGCCAGCGCGCCGCCTGGATCAACGAGCAATGCCGCTTTTATCTGCAGGATGGCATTCCGATTGAAATCAAAGTGGTCTGGCACAATCGTCCCTTTGAAGCGATTATTCAGGAAGTCATTAATGGCAAACACGATTTGCTGCTGAAAATGGCGCACCAGCACGATCGGCTGGAATCGGTGATCTTTACCCCAACCGACTGGCACCTGCTGCGCAAATGCCCTTCACCGGTGTGGATGGTAAAAGACCAGCCGTGGCCGGAAGGCGGTAAAGCCGTGGTGGCAGTCAACCTATCCAGTGAAGAACCTTATCACGATCCGCTGAATATCAAGCTGGTGCAGGAAACCGTTGAACTGGCCAATAACGTCAACCAAACGGAAGTGCATCTGGTTGGCGCCTACCCGGTAACCCCAATTAACATCGCTATTGAACTGCCTGACTTTGATCCCAGCGTCTATAACGACGCTATCCGCGGCCAGCATTTGATCGCCATGAAGGCGCTGCGGCAAAAATTCCACATCAAGGAAGAGTTCACCCACGTGGAAAAAGGCCTGCCGGAAGAGGTTATCCCCGATCTGGCTGAACATCTGGGCGCCGGGATTGTGGTGCTTGGCACGCTGGGCCGCACCGGTATTTCGGCCGCATTTATCGGCAACACCGCCGAACACGTGATCGACCACCTCAAGTGCGATCTGTTAGTGATCAAGCCGGATGATTTCAACTGCCCGATTGAAAGTGACGAGGACGACGAACATGACGATGAGGATTAATCGCTAAGCTCTTCGCCAGCAAACGGCGCGATAAAAAAAGCCAGTCAGTTTAACTGACTGGCTTTTTACTGTCGGATTAGCGCCGTGGCCAGGAACTTACAGTTCTACCACGTCAAAACGCACGTCTGGGTTCACGTCCGCGTCGTAATCCACTTCCGGTAGGCCGAAGCCGAACAGACGCAGGAACTCCTGCTTGTAGCCGATGTAATCCGTCAGTTCACTGAGGTTTTCAGTGGTGATGGACGGCCACAGATCGCGGCACGCCAGCTGCACATCATCACGCAGCTCCCAGTCGTCCATGCGGATACGGTTATGGTCGTCCAGCGCCATATCGCTGCCGTACAAACGGGTGCGCATCAGGCGGTCAACCTGTTCGATACAGCCTTCGTGGATACCTTTTTCCTTCATGATCTTGAAAGCCATGGAGATATAGAGCGGCATGACCGGGATCGCCGAAGACGCCTGGGTGACCACCGACTTGAGCACGGCAACGTGCGCCGTGCCGCCTTTGGCCGACAGATCGCCACGGATGGCCGTTGCAGCACGATCGAGATCTTCTTTCGCGCGGCCCAGCGTGCCGTGCCAGTAGATTGGCCAGGTCAGATCGGTGCCGATATACGAATAAGCAACGGACTTAGCGCCTTCGGCCAGCACACCGGCTTGCTCCAGCGCGCTCATCCACAGCTCCCAATCCTGCCCGCCCATCACGGTGATGGTGTTCTGGATCTCTTCTTCCGTTGCCGGCTCAACGCTTGCACTGATGATCTGGTCTTTGTTGGTATCAATCGCGGTAGTGGTGTAAACCTCTCCGATCGGCTTCAAGGCAGAACGCACCACTTCGCCGGTATCCGGCAGTTTGCGCACCGGTGAGGCCAGCGAATAAACCACCAGGTCAATCTGGCCAAGGTCGGCTTTAATCAGCTCAATCACTTTTTCGCGACATTCATTGGAGAAGGCATCGCCATTAACGCTCTTGGCGTAAAGGCCGGCCTCTTTCGCTGCCTTGTCGAAGGCGGCTGAGTTATACCAGCCAGCAGTGGCCGGTTTGGTTTCCGTGCCGGCTTTTTCAAAGAACACACCGATGGTGGCGGCGCCGCTGCCAAATGCGGTGGCAATGCGGGAGGCCAGACCATACCCGGTAGATGCACCTATCACCAGCACACGCTTAGGGCCGTTGGCGATAACGCCATGCTCTTTGGTGTAGGCGATTTGGCGGCGAACATTGGCTTCACAACCCACCGGATGAGTGGTGGTACAGATAAAGCCGCGAACCTTAGGTTTGATAATCATAATGGGTCTAGGATCCGTTAAATGGATGAAATCGGGACATAAGATACCTCATTGCGCCCCTTTATTGTGATCTGATGTGTTAGATTGCGCAAATTCTGCGCCATTTTGCGCGATAAACCGGCGCAAATACCGCTTGGCGCAAAGAAAAATGCCAGCCGGGGAAGCCAGGCTGGCATTTGCGGTTAACACTGGCTGTGAAATTACTGCTTCAGAGCATGCAGGATGGCTTCCACGCTCTGTTTGGCATCGCCAAACAGCATCTGGGTGTTCTCTTTAAAGAACAGCGGGTTCTGCACGCCGGCATAGCCGGTGTTCATTGAACGTTTGAATACGATCACGTTCTGCGCCTTCCACACTTCCAGCACCGGCATCCCGGCGATCGGGCTGCGCGGATCTTCCAACGCTGCCGGGTTCACCGTATCGTTGGCGCCAATCACCAGCACGGTATCGGTATCGGCGAAATCGTCGTTGATTTCGTCCATTTCCAGCACCACGTCGTAAGGCACTTTCGCTTCCGCCAGCAGCACGTTCATGTGGCCCGGCAAACGCCCAGCGACCGGGTGAATACCGAAGCGCACGTTAATCCCACGGGCACGCAGCTTCTCGGTGATTTCCGCCACTGGATACTGTGCCTGCGCCACCGCCATACCGTAGCCTGGGGTGATGATCACCGAGCTGGAGTTTTTCAGCAGATCAGCCACTTCTTCCGCCGTGGTTTCACGGTATTCGCCCATTTCTTCGCTTTCACCGGTTGACGAACCGTCGGTACCGAAGCCCCCGGCGATCACGCTGAAAAACGATCGGTTCATCGCCTTACACATGATGTAAGACAGGATCGCACCGGAAGAACCCACCAAGGCGCCGGTGACGATCAGCAAATCGTTGCTCAGCATAAAGCCCGCGGCAGCAGCGGCCCAACCGGAATAAGAGTTGAGCATTGAAACCACTACCGGCATATCCGCACCGCCGATTGACGCCACCAGGTGCCAACCAAATGCCAGCGCGATGAGGGTCATGATCAACAGAGCGAACACTTCCAGGCCCACGCTGTCGGTGCGCACAAAAATCACCATCAGCAGGAAAGAAACCACCAGTGCGGCCAGGTTCAGCTTATGGCGAGCCGGCAGCATCAGCGGTTTGGATGAAATAATGCCGCGCAGTTTGCCGAATGCCACGATGGAACCGGTGAAGGTGACGGCACCGATGAAGATCCCGAGGAACACTTCGGTCAGGTGAATGTTTTCCATCACCGGATCGGCCAGGGTGCCGTGATCCAGGTAGCTGTTGAAGCCCACCAGCACCGCTGCCAGGCCGACGAAGCTGTGCAGCACGGCAACCAGCTCCGGCATTTCCGTCATTTCGACTTTCTTCGCCAGATAGATACCGATGGAGCCGCCGATAATCATCGCCAGAATGATCCAACCAACATTGCCGGAATCCGGGCCAAGGATGGTGGCAATCAGCGCGATCGCCATCCCGGCCACGCCAAACAGGTTACCCTGCTTGGACGTTTCATGGCGCGACAGGCCAGCCAGGCTGAAAATAAACAAAATAGCGGCAACAATGTATGCAGCTGTAACTAATCCTCCAGACATTTGTTACCCCTTAGTTCTTACGAAACATCTTCAGCATGCGCTGAGTGACGGTGAAACCACCAAAAATATTGATACTGGCGATCAGCACGGCGATGAAGGAGAAGAAACTCACCCAGCCGCCATGGCCAATCTGCAACAGCGCCCCGACGACGATGATCCCCGAGATGGCGTTGGTCACCGACATCAGCGGCGTGTGCAACGCGTGGCTGACGTTCCACACCACGTAGTAACCCACCACGCAGGCCAGCGCGAAGACGGTGAAGTGCGACAGGAACTCTTTCGGCGCCGCATCGGCCAGCCAGCCAAACAGGATGATCGCCAGTGCGATCAGGCCATATTTCAGCGCCGGCGATACCGGTTTTTTCTCTTCTTTGGCCACAGGATCAACGGCTGCCGCCTGTGGTTGTTTCGGCTGGGCAGAGACCTGAATCGGCGGCGCCGGCCAGGTGACTTCGCCGGCACGCACCACGGTAACGCCGCGGATCACAGTGTCGTCGAAATCGATGTCAACTTCACCGTTCTTCTCTTTGCAAAGCAGTTTGAGCAGGTTAACCAGGTTGGTGCCATACAGTTGGGAAGATTGCGTTGGCAGGCGGCTGGGCAAATCGGTATAGCCGATGATTTTTACCCCGTGCTCCGTCTCGGTGACTTTATCGGCCACGGTCAGTTCACAGTTGCCGCCGGTCTGCGCGGCCAGATCGACAATCACGCTGCCCGGCTTCATCGAAGCCACCATCTCTTTGGTGATCAACGTCGGTGCCGGTTTCCCTGGAATCAGCGCGGTGGTGACAATGATGTCCACGTCTTTCGCCTGCGCGGCGAACAATGCCATTTCCGCCTTGATAAAGGCTTCGGACATCACCTTGGCGTAGCCATCGCCACTGCCGGCTTCTTCTTCAAAGTCCAGCTCGAGGAATTCCGCCCCCATGCTTTTGACCTGTTCTTTAACCTCTGGGCGGGTATCGAACGCACGCACG is part of the Gibbsiella quercinecans genome and encodes:
- the fnr gene encoding fumarate/nitrate reduction transcriptional regulator Fnr encodes the protein MIPEKRVIRRIQSGGCAIHCQDCSISQLCIPFTLNAHELDQLDNIIERKKPIQKGQTLFKAGDELKSLYAIRSGTIKSYTITEQGDEQITGFHLAGDLVGFDAIGALKHPSFAQALETSMVCEIPFETLDDLSGKMPNLRQQIMRLMSGEIKGDQDMILLLSKKNAEERLAAFVYNLSRRFAQRGFSPREFRLTMTRGDIGNYLGLTVETISRLLGRFQKSEILSVKGKYITIENIDALSLLAGSQHINVSVNA
- the fabV gene encoding enoyl-ACP reductase FabV translates to MIIKPKVRGFICTTTHPVGCEANVRRQIAYTKEHGVIANGPKRVLVIGASTGYGLASRIATAFGSGAATIGVFFEKAGTETKPATAGWYNSAAFDKAAKEAGLYAKSVNGDAFSNECREKVIELIKADLGQIDLVVYSLASPVRKLPDTGEVVRSALKPIGEVYTTTAIDTNKDQIISASVEPATEEEIQNTITVMGGQDWELWMSALEQAGVLAEGAKSVAYSYIGTDLTWPIYWHGTLGRAKEDLDRAATAIRGDLSAKGGTAHVAVLKSVVTQASSAIPVMPLYISMAFKIMKEKGIHEGCIEQVDRLMRTRLYGSDMALDDHNRIRMDDWELRDDVQLACRDLWPSITTENLSELTDYIGYKQEFLRLFGFGLPEVDYDADVNPDVRFDVVEL
- the pntB gene encoding Re/Si-specific NAD(P)(+) transhydrogenase subunit beta; translation: MSGGLVTAAYIVAAILFIFSLAGLSRHETSKQGNLFGVAGMAIALIATILGPDSGNVGWIILAMIIGGSIGIYLAKKVEMTEMPELVAVLHSFVGLAAVLVGFNSYLDHGTLADPVMENIHLTEVFLGIFIGAVTFTGSIVAFGKLRGIISSKPLMLPARHKLNLAALVVSFLLMVIFVRTDSVGLEVFALLIMTLIALAFGWHLVASIGGADMPVVVSMLNSYSGWAAAAAGFMLSNDLLIVTGALVGSSGAILSYIMCKAMNRSFFSVIAGGFGTDGSSTGESEEMGEYRETTAEEVADLLKNSSSVIITPGYGMAVAQAQYPVAEITEKLRARGINVRFGIHPVAGRLPGHMNVLLAEAKVPYDVVLEMDEINDDFADTDTVLVIGANDTVNPAALEDPRSPIAGMPVLEVWKAQNVIVFKRSMNTGYAGVQNPLFFKENTQMLFGDAKQSVEAILHALKQ
- the pntA gene encoding Re/Si-specific NAD(P)(+) transhydrogenase subunit alpha, which translates into the protein MRIGVPKERLANEARVAATPKTVEQLLKLGFTVTIESGAGKLASFEDSAYEAAGAAIADTAEVWQADLILKVNAPQEDEIALMREGATVVSFIWPAQNPALMEQLAARKVTALAMDAVPRISRAQSMDALSSMANIAGYRAIVEAAHEFGRFFTGQITAAGKVPPAKVMVIGAGVAGLAAIGAAGSLGAIVRAFDTRPEVKEQVKSMGAEFLELDFEEEAGSGDGYAKVMSEAFIKAEMALFAAQAKDVDIIVTTALIPGKPAPTLITKEMVASMKPGSVIVDLAAQTGGNCELTVADKVTETEHGVKIIGYTDLPSRLPTQSSQLYGTNLVNLLKLLCKEKNGEVDIDFDDTVIRGVTVVRAGEVTWPAPPIQVSAQPKQPQAAAVDPVAKEEKKPVSPALKYGLIALAIILFGWLADAAPKEFLSHFTVFALACVVGYYVVWNVSHALHTPLMSVTNAISGIIVVGALLQIGHGGWVSFFSFIAVLIASINIFGGFTVTQRMLKMFRKN
- the uspE gene encoding universal stress protein UspE codes for the protein MAKYQNLLVAIDPNQDDQPALRRAVYLVKRNGGRIKAFLPIYDFSYEMTTLLSPDERTAMRQGVISQRAAWINEQCRFYLQDGIPIEIKVVWHNRPFEAIIQEVINGKHDLLLKMAHQHDRLESVIFTPTDWHLLRKCPSPVWMVKDQPWPEGGKAVVAVNLSSEEPYHDPLNIKLVQETVELANNVNQTEVHLVGAYPVTPINIAIELPDFDPSVYNDAIRGQHLIAMKALRQKFHIKEEFTHVEKGLPEEVIPDLAEHLGAGIVVLGTLGRTGISAAFIGNTAEHVIDHLKCDLLVIKPDDFNCPIESDEDDEHDDED
- a CDS encoding MFS transporter, with protein sequence MQQHKHWFGLPMNLFWGYIAIAIFMSGDGFEMAFLSKHITDMGFSPAQSALVFTVYGLAAALAAWSSGVVAEIITPQKAMRIGFILWVVMHALFMLFGLGMKNYPLIILFYGIRGLAYPLFIYSFVMLVVQNVPKQQLSSAMGWFWAMYSIGIGCIGSYLPSFTIPLIGETGTLWFAIAWVLVGGLMAMLMLRHVGQASTKAHLPPKDKLKELSRAVTILFTNRNIFLSCLIRIINTLSLFGFAVIMPMLFVGRLGFSMPEWLQIWAVFFFVTIFTNIMWGILGEKIGWMRQVRWFGCIGCAIYSLAFYYLPVYFGHNFWMALVPAVMLGITVAAFVPMTAVFPVLEPNHKGAAISIYNLSAGLSNFAAPAIASIILPFFDIVGVVWAYTGLYLFAAVLTLIVKVEQPGHSTAAAGYAIPDKALAKESNP